The genomic interval AATGGAGATTATGATTCTCTCTTTTGTTGGACCAGCAGTCAAATCAAAGTGGAAACTAACCTCAAGCGAAGAGAGCCTGCTAACCACTGTTGTTTTCGCTGGGATGCTGCTTGGAGCTTATTCTTGGGGCATTATTTCTGATAATTATGGGAGGAGGTAGGTTATTGCTTGTTAATTCAGACATCGAACGTATATTTGCTACGTTGCTAGAATAGCTTCTTACCTTGCAGATAGCATATTATCATTCTTTTAGCCTATATCTTCATCGGCTCACAGGAGGATTTGTATATAaaagatttcattttgattcttaTACTTCTGGAGATTACTTGGGAGTTTCATCATGTGCTTTCTCCACAATTTGGATTTGCCTTCTGGATGTTTCTCACTATTTCAACTTAGAAATGtacatattaaatttcaaatatgttTAATAGCTTTGTCCCTTTTTATTGTAACCTAAACTGTTTTTGCAACTCATCTGAGCTCTTGATGCCTGTTTTACCTTAacagattcaatttttaacTCGCCCACTCAAACTTCAACATGTAGGCACACAGAAGCAATTAGGGGGTCACAAATATCCATGCAGAAAGAATAAAGTGTTTATGCAGtgttacaaattttctaaattagcAGACTGAGAtttgaaattctaaaaaagTTTAGCACCCTTTCTAAGCCATTCATTTCcctttaatttatcaatttccAGTTTTTTCAACCTGTTCAGTGGTCTTCCTAAAATGTTACTACAAGTATTACTAGAATCTGTAAGGAATATTTCTGTCACCACATTCTTTTCTTGCTGTTCCACTCATTGCATACTACTTGTGAATTGCCATAGGCAGAAATGTTATTGTATTTTCAAGTCATACGCATCATGGATTATAAAGCGCGATGTTTCTTGACTGTTATATGTGCTGCAAGAAGCTTTTTGCTTGGTACAGCTCAAATATGAGTCTGTTCAACTTCGTTTTCCACCAGGCTTTTAAGGTTCAGTTTATTTCAGTACATCAGTTCACCTTTTTTCCCTGATATCCTTAAGTAAATCATAAAGATGCACTTAACCATCAAATGTTAGGCCATTCTACTTAagaatttattcatatatataaagtcTTTGGTTGAAACTTGATGTTTTATAAGTACTTTTTTCTAGTTTTATTAAATGCTGACTAGTATCTGCTCTCTCCAGAAAGAGTTTTCTCAGCATAGCTATGGTAACTAGTGTGGCTGGACTATTAAGTACTTTCTCCCCAAATTATGTATCATTGTTGATATTTCGTTGTTTCGTTGGTATTGGTTTGGGGGGAGGACCTGTATTCTTATCCTATTTTCTGGAGTTCGTTCCTGTTTCACATAGAGGCACGTGGATGGTAGCCTTCTCAGCTTTTTGGACAGCTGGAACAATTTTTGAGGCTTCACTTGCCTGGGTATGTATAATTTCCTAACTTCTACCGTCATTATCCAAATAACTCTTagattatatttcttttactttctAGAAACATTCCCCTTTTTACCTTGTGGGATGGTAATGATGTGGGAaaggaaataaagaaaagagagagtgggagaaaaaattacaaagggaagaagaagaacaaagaGAATTAAGAGACAAAACAAGATTTCAGTGAATTAATAATCACTAAAAACTAATCCTCTATGTATGGTAGTCCAAACCTAATCTGAAGGGAATCTACTCCTGTTGGCCGAGGAACACTAAGTttccaaaatgaaaataattcctAAACTAATTAGTATCTAAAACTTCAAAATGTGTTCGATATCACTTGAAATattacaagtattgtgcaTTGGTAAGCTCTCCCAGCTGGTTTTGCTGGTTCTTCCTTACCCAAAATCTTTTGGCATCATTCCAGAAAAGATATTGTACCTTTAGAAGTTTATGATATTCGGAAAAAATGGACGTTTATCTTCAACTGATGTCTGAACCAAATAACTAATCatgcttttctatttttattcttcttaaGCGATAACTGGTATGCTGGTGACAGGAGGCTCTGAGGctccataaaatttaaaaattctttcatttgCAGGTTGTCATGACAAGACTGAATTGGAGGTGGCTACTTGCATTTTCCTCTGTACCATCATTTGCTCTGCTTCTCTTTTATGGTCTAGCACCTGAGTCACCCAGGTATTTGTGTGCGAAAGCTAGAACAGCTGATGCACACAGAATTCTCGAGAAGATGGCTTTTGTCAACCGAACAAAACTCCCACCCGGCATTCTTGTTTCTGATAAAGCAATTAAAGAGAACGAAGAATCAAGTTTATTGCGAGATACACATATGATCTCAATGACAAGAAAGATCACCGACAAGTTAAAGTCTGGCTTCTCATCATTTTTTACGCTTTtctcaagaaaattaattcggACAACTCTTCTCCTATGGGTGTTATTCTTTGCAAATGCTTTCTCATATTATGGCGCTGTCTTGTTGACCTCTAAGCTAAGCAGTGGAGACAGTAAATGCGGCTCAAAAGTCTTGCATGCTGACAAGTCGAAAGATAATAGCCTGTATGTCGATGTGTTTATCACTAGTTTTGCAGGTATTGTATGACTTCCTTTGACCGTGTCATGTActctatattttgaattatattctGCTCTTTTAAcaccttttattttctttcatatagAGTCATGGCTTAGTAACATTTGTGTTGATTTTATATTACAGAGCTTCCTGGGCTTATCTTGTCAGCAATAATAGTGGACAAAATTGGCCGCAAGCTTTCCATGGTTCTTATGTTTGTCTTAGCTTGCATTTTCCTTCTGCCACTGGTCTTCCATCAGTCTGCTGTAGTAACTACGGTGTTACTGTTCGGAGTTCGCATGTGTGCCACAGGAACCATAACAGTTGCCACAATTTATGCCCCTGAGGTAATCTGATGGAACTTCTCATACctgttgaaagaaaattatactAATTAATAGCGCTTTGAGTTCTTGATATGTTATAGGCTTCATTTTTATGACCGTTTACTCTttcaagtttcacaaatatgTTTTTCATATCAGATATATCCTACGTCCGCGAGGACAACTGGGGCTGGTGTTGCAAGTGCTGTGGGAAGAGTAGGAGGCATGGTATGCCCTCTTGTTGCCGTTGGACTTGTAACCAGTTGTCACCTAAGACTTGCGGTTATTCTGTTCGAGGTTGTATTTGTTCTGGCTATAGCCTCTTCTCTGCTCTTCCCATTTGAAACCAAGGGACGGGAACTAAAAGACGCCGTGGATGCAATTGAATCATAGTAAGCTTGTTGCTCCGTTTCTCTTACTCTCTTGCCAGTGGAAAAAGTGTGTCAATGCACAATGCTTCAGCAAACTTTCTTACTTCTCAGGGAAGTGGGAACGCTTATGCATTGGACGCAAAtgttatataaattaagtttcaagtgcatttattaattttcatgtttgGATCTCTCTCATTagtcatcatcatctcctttcatcactttcaaattttgggctcGCAGCCGAATTTCAATAAGGCTTTTAGGCTTCGTATGTTGCTGTTGAAATATAAGATACCAAGTGCTCTgtgaaaaaagaaactttACGGTTGGTGAAGGtagaaaaatgcaaaaattatCAATGATCACGGCCCATAAAATCAAactaattaacattaatttgaGCGACGGcatttttggttatttgattttggtatTTCCCTTTTTAACCATTCATACAAGTTCATACCCTAAAAAGAGAATCAGCCACGTCATCACTGCTCCAAAATCCGAAAGACATCAACTGAAATGAAAggatattaacaataattaataataaaaatatctcgTCTTTAGTTGCCTACAGCAACTAATATGGTAAGTGGACAAAGTATTCTCAAATCCGACgctttatatttaattagttaaggTTCAATCTTGCCATCTAGAGAATACACGTGATCCCCCTGGCCCACATTCCCATAATTCCGAACTCAGCATCTTTGTCCGAGTACTCTTTCAGTCCAATATatactctttttcttcttttttataagTGATCCATATACATATATGGGTCCGTCTAATTTACGTTAACGTGACTTACGGTTTGGTTGTGAAATTTCATCCAGCCTCCCATATTCgatgttatttatattatattcataaatattataaaattttttaatttaaaaaattttatttaaccccttacactcaattttattttattaaaaccctAGAGTACGAATTCGCCCcgtataattttaaattctcaaaataacctcagttaattaaaaatttaattattattaattgaattataattataattattattttattataataataaatatatttatatttatcattttatgtcACACGTACTCTTATATAAGTTTCATCTAATGCCCCCAAGCAATTCTACATacattaaaaagtaaaataatatatagataatAAGCTCTTGCACTTTTatggttaattaaaaaaatgtagtaTAAATAGTTAAATACCTTAAACCACTTCCACCTCCCATCAGTACAATTTTCTGGCACATGTTCGGGTGCTCTTAGTAAGATACTTTGTAACCGTAAGACTCCTCTTAACACTGAGTTGAAGTATCTACTAACAGTTTCACCGGATCGGAAAAACCTACTATTAATTGTGCGATTCTTAACATGGTGAGATAGAATGTGCAAAAACATACAAACTTGCTCTTCAACAGTCACCAAACCATCGACCTTTACCTTTCCTTTTGATCGAAGTAACTCACATAATAAACCAAATGTTCGTCTATCCATTCTTAGTTGATGCACACATTGTAAGTCATCATTGCCTATTATGCTATCTAGGTCATGCAACCGACTAGCATGGTTTACGAATGGTCGACTACGaatcattttcctttcattgCCTTTCTTAATCAACTCCAACAAGCACAAATACATCATTATGGATAAGAACGCTAATTGTAGGTGCCAGTTGGTCAATAATATGTAAAGGgcaaattttcttcttctttctatatctaaaaaaaaatagataaaaaacATCAATTACTAACAATTcctaaaacatgaaaaaaaaaacaaaaaaaaaactatttacaGAATCCCAGCCTCTTTTCCCAATTGTTATATAAGAGCATTAGTGCTAGAATTCACgagaaataaaacataaatatcaaATCATAACTTCCAAATATCgtaaatagaaacaaaaacaaaaacaagtagATGTTGAGACTTTtgtatctaataataaattaattacatctttaTTACCTTAGGCATTTCCCAATAATAATTCCTTTGTACCCAAAGCCTCTTTTGCCTTAATCATCTTTCATCTTGAATATTAAAGTGCTAGAAATCTTTATCTTAATTATTCCCTTGTGATATAGCAATTAATATATCTATACTTATCATAGTCAACACTCAATATAAGCCCAGACATGCAGCAACAACATTACAACAACTCGTCACTCCTCTCTCTTTAAGCAAACTTTTTCTTAACACTTTTTTACTCA from Citrus sinensis cultivar Valencia sweet orange chromosome 9, DVS_A1.0, whole genome shotgun sequence carries:
- the LOC102606755 gene encoding organic cation/carnitine transporter 7-like isoform X1, with the translated sequence MGDERPVYMLDEALSALRFGKYQALVLAYAGLGWVSEAMEIMILSFVGPAVKSKWKLTSSEESLLTTVVFAGMLLGAYSWGIISDNYGRRKSFLSIAMVTSVAGLLSTFSPNYVSLLIFRCFVGIGLGGGPVFLSYFLEFVPVSHRGTWMVAFSAFWTAGTIFEASLAWVVMTRLNWRWLLAFSSVPSFALLLFYGLAPESPRYLCAKARTADAHRILEKMAFVNRTKLPPGILVSDKAIKENEESSLLRDTHMISMTRKITDKLKSGFSSFFTLFSRKLIRTTLLLWVLFFANAFSYYGAVLLTSKLSSGDSKCGSKVLHADKSKDNSLYVDVFITSFAELPGLILSAIIVDKIGRKLSMVLMFVLACIFLLPLVFHQSAVVTTVLLFGVRMCATGTITVATIYAPEIYPTSARTTGAGVASAVGRVGGMVCPLVAVGLVTSCHLRLAVILFEVVFVLAIASSLLFPFETKGRELKDAVDAIES